A portion of the Anser cygnoides isolate HZ-2024a breed goose chromosome 29, Taihu_goose_T2T_genome, whole genome shotgun sequence genome contains these proteins:
- the PAK4 gene encoding serine/threonine-protein kinase PAK 4 isoform X1 — protein MTSAGGGASEGKLPSLGNPRSGRPWLSGSWDRPCQGPLASLTMFSKKKKRIEISAPSNFEHRVHTGYDQQEQKFTGLPRQWQGIIEESAKRPKPLVDPVCITAIQHGSQKTIVRGTKAAKDGSLTWLLDEFENMSVSRSNSLRRDSPPFPPRRDQLYQENGLSEGPAAARPHEDAGRSKDKKLHGARGELEQGKERPRDREEQRAHPQQPRGQEPGPKGAAPAGGRPPPPEYPKPPERDGWRDGPADRDCSEPAERVVRRERAEPSDRRPKSTYTGETSPQSPRDKRPLSGPNIRTPNIPVSEGVMKTAQQTGRPFNTYPRAETDPVRGAGSQAEHRPGRPQEVASNGPVSGTTGSSRAHPPGPLRSKGPEPPAGLTPHASDPHLARQPPPGPPLPAAAPQQPRSPQREPQRVSHEQFRAALQMVVDPGDPRTYLDNFIKIGEGSTGIVCIATIKSTGKLVAVKKMDLRKQQRRELLFNEVVIMRDYQHENVVEMYNSYLVGDELWVVMEFLEGGALTDIVTHTRMNEEQIAAVCLAVLKALSVLHAQGVIHRDIKSDSILLTHDGRVKLSDFGFCAQVNKEVPRRKSLVGTPYWMAPELISRLPYGPEVDIWSLGVMVIEMVDGEPPYFNEPPLKAMKMIRDNLPPKLKNMHKVSPSLKGFLDRMLVRDPVQRATANELLKHPFLGKAGPPSCIVPLMRQNRMR, from the exons ATGACTTCAGCCGGCGGCGGCGCCTCCGAGGGGAAGCTGCCCTCGCTCGGGAACCCGCGCTCAGGCCGCCCGTGGCTGTCCGGGAGCTGGGATCGGCCTTGTCAAG GTCCTCTAGCCAGCCTCACCATGTTCAGCAAGAAGAAGAAACGCATCGAGATCTCGGCCCCCTCCAACTTCGAGCACCGCGTCCACACGGGCTACgaccagcaggagcagaagtTCACGGGGCTGCCGCGGCAATGGCAGGGCATCATCGAGGAGTCGGCCAAGCGGCCCAAGCCGCTGGTGGACCCCGTGTGCATCACCGCCATCCAGCACGGCTCGCAGAAG ACCATCGTGCGGGGCACCAAAGCCGCCAAGGACGGCTCCCTGACCTGGCTGCTGGACGAGTTTGAGAACATGTCCGTGTCCCGTTCCAATTCTCTGCGCAGGGACAGCCCCCCCTTCCCGCCCCGCCGCGACCAGCTCTACCAGGAGAACGGCCTCTCCGAGGGCCCGGCCGCAGCCCGCCCGCACGAGGACGCCGGCCGGAGCAAGGACAAGAAGCTCCACGGGGCCCGCGGCGAGCTAGAGCAGGGCAAGGAGAGACCCCgggacagggaggagcagcGCGCCCAcccgcagcagccccgcggccaggagcccggccccaagggcgctgcccccgccggcggccgcccgccccctcccgAGTACCCCAAGCCCCCCGAGCGGGACGGCTGGCGGGACGGCCCCGCCGACAGGGACTGCAGCGAGCCGGCCGAGCGCGTGGTGCGGCGGGAGCGCGCGGAGCCCTCCGACAGGCGCCCCAAGTCCACCTACACCGGCGAGACCAGCCCGCAGTCCCCCCGCGACAAGCGCCCGCTCTCGGGGCCCAATATCCGGACTCCCAACATCCCCGTGTCTGAAGGGGTGATGAAGACGGCTCAGCAGACGGGACGGCCTTTTAATACCTACCCGCGGGCCGAGACCGACCCCGTCAGGGGCGCAGGTTCACAG GCAGAGCACCGGCCGGGACGACCGCAGGAGGTGGCATCGAACGGGCCAGTGAGCGGCACCACCGGCTCCTCCCGCGCCCACCCGCCCGGCCCGCTGCGCTCCAaaggccccgagccccccgccggcCTCACCCCGCACGCCTCTGACCCCCACCTCGCTCGCcagcccccgcccggccccccgctgcccgccgccgccccgcagcagccccgctcGCCGCAGCGGGAGCCCCAGCGTGTCTCCCACGAGCAGTTCCGGGCGGCCCTGCAGATGGTGGTggaccccggggacccccgCACCTACCTGGACAACTTCATCAAGATCGGCGAGGGCTCCACCGGCATCGTCTGCATCGCCACCATCAAGAGCACCGGCAAGCTGGTGGCCGTGAAGAAGATGGACCTGCGCAAGCAGCAGCGGCGCGAGCTGCTCTTTAACGAG GTGGTGATCATGCGGGACTACCAGCACGAGAACGTGGTGGAGATGTACAACAGCTACCTGGTGGGCGACGAGCTCTGGGTGGTGATGGAGTTCCTGGAGGGCGGCGCACTCACCGACATCGTCACGCACACCAG GATGAACGAGGAGCAGATCGCGGCCGTCTGCTTGGCCGTGCTCAAGGCCCTGTCCGTCCTGCACGCGCAGGGCGTCATCCACCGCGACATCAAGAGCGACTCCATTCTGCTGACGCACGACGGCAGG GTGAAACTCTCCGATTTTGGGTTTTGCGCCCAAGTGAACAAGGAGGTGCCACGGCGCAAGTCGCTGGTGGGGACCCCGTACTGGATGGCGCCGGAGCTCATCTCCCGCTTGCCCTACGGCCCCGAG GTGGATATCTGGTCCCTGGGCGTGATGGTTATCGAGATGGTCGACGGGGAGCCGCCGTACTTTAACGAGCCGCCCTTaaaggccatgaagatgatccGAGACAATCTGCCCCCCAAGCTCAAAAACATGCACAAG GTTTCCCCCTCTCTCAAAGGCTTCCTCGACCGCATGCTGGTGCGGGATCCGGTGCAGCGGGCCACGGCCAACGAACTCTTGAAGCACCCCTTCCTGGGCAAGGCGGGCCCCCCCTCCTGCATCGTGCCCCTCATGCGCCAGAACCGCATGCGGTGA
- the PAK4 gene encoding serine/threonine-protein kinase PAK 4 isoform X3 encodes MTSAGGGASEGKLPSLGNPRSGRPWLSGSWDRPCQGPLASLTMFSKKKKRIEISAPSNFEHRVHTGYDQQEQKFTGLPRQWQGIIEESAKRPKPLVDPVCITAIQHGSQKAEHRPGRPQEVASNGPVSGTTGSSRAHPPGPLRSKGPEPPAGLTPHASDPHLARQPPPGPPLPAAAPQQPRSPQREPQRVSHEQFRAALQMVVDPGDPRTYLDNFIKIGEGSTGIVCIATIKSTGKLVAVKKMDLRKQQRRELLFNEVVIMRDYQHENVVEMYNSYLVGDELWVVMEFLEGGALTDIVTHTRMNEEQIAAVCLAVLKALSVLHAQGVIHRDIKSDSILLTHDGRVKLSDFGFCAQVNKEVPRRKSLVGTPYWMAPELISRLPYGPEVDIWSLGVMVIEMVDGEPPYFNEPPLKAMKMIRDNLPPKLKNMHKVSPSLKGFLDRMLVRDPVQRATANELLKHPFLGKAGPPSCIVPLMRQNRMR; translated from the exons ATGACTTCAGCCGGCGGCGGCGCCTCCGAGGGGAAGCTGCCCTCGCTCGGGAACCCGCGCTCAGGCCGCCCGTGGCTGTCCGGGAGCTGGGATCGGCCTTGTCAAG GTCCTCTAGCCAGCCTCACCATGTTCAGCAAGAAGAAGAAACGCATCGAGATCTCGGCCCCCTCCAACTTCGAGCACCGCGTCCACACGGGCTACgaccagcaggagcagaagtTCACGGGGCTGCCGCGGCAATGGCAGGGCATCATCGAGGAGTCGGCCAAGCGGCCCAAGCCGCTGGTGGACCCCGTGTGCATCACCGCCATCCAGCACGGCTCGCAGAAG GCAGAGCACCGGCCGGGACGACCGCAGGAGGTGGCATCGAACGGGCCAGTGAGCGGCACCACCGGCTCCTCCCGCGCCCACCCGCCCGGCCCGCTGCGCTCCAaaggccccgagccccccgccggcCTCACCCCGCACGCCTCTGACCCCCACCTCGCTCGCcagcccccgcccggccccccgctgcccgccgccgccccgcagcagccccgctcGCCGCAGCGGGAGCCCCAGCGTGTCTCCCACGAGCAGTTCCGGGCGGCCCTGCAGATGGTGGTggaccccggggacccccgCACCTACCTGGACAACTTCATCAAGATCGGCGAGGGCTCCACCGGCATCGTCTGCATCGCCACCATCAAGAGCACCGGCAAGCTGGTGGCCGTGAAGAAGATGGACCTGCGCAAGCAGCAGCGGCGCGAGCTGCTCTTTAACGAG GTGGTGATCATGCGGGACTACCAGCACGAGAACGTGGTGGAGATGTACAACAGCTACCTGGTGGGCGACGAGCTCTGGGTGGTGATGGAGTTCCTGGAGGGCGGCGCACTCACCGACATCGTCACGCACACCAG GATGAACGAGGAGCAGATCGCGGCCGTCTGCTTGGCCGTGCTCAAGGCCCTGTCCGTCCTGCACGCGCAGGGCGTCATCCACCGCGACATCAAGAGCGACTCCATTCTGCTGACGCACGACGGCAGG GTGAAACTCTCCGATTTTGGGTTTTGCGCCCAAGTGAACAAGGAGGTGCCACGGCGCAAGTCGCTGGTGGGGACCCCGTACTGGATGGCGCCGGAGCTCATCTCCCGCTTGCCCTACGGCCCCGAG GTGGATATCTGGTCCCTGGGCGTGATGGTTATCGAGATGGTCGACGGGGAGCCGCCGTACTTTAACGAGCCGCCCTTaaaggccatgaagatgatccGAGACAATCTGCCCCCCAAGCTCAAAAACATGCACAAG GTTTCCCCCTCTCTCAAAGGCTTCCTCGACCGCATGCTGGTGCGGGATCCGGTGCAGCGGGCCACGGCCAACGAACTCTTGAAGCACCCCTTCCTGGGCAAGGCGGGCCCCCCCTCCTGCATCGTGCCCCTCATGCGCCAGAACCGCATGCGGTGA
- the PAK4 gene encoding serine/threonine-protein kinase PAK 4 isoform X2, with amino-acid sequence MFSKKKKRIEISAPSNFEHRVHTGYDQQEQKFTGLPRQWQGIIEESAKRPKPLVDPVCITAIQHGSQKTIVRGTKAAKDGSLTWLLDEFENMSVSRSNSLRRDSPPFPPRRDQLYQENGLSEGPAAARPHEDAGRSKDKKLHGARGELEQGKERPRDREEQRAHPQQPRGQEPGPKGAAPAGGRPPPPEYPKPPERDGWRDGPADRDCSEPAERVVRRERAEPSDRRPKSTYTGETSPQSPRDKRPLSGPNIRTPNIPVSEGVMKTAQQTGRPFNTYPRAETDPVRGAGSQAEHRPGRPQEVASNGPVSGTTGSSRAHPPGPLRSKGPEPPAGLTPHASDPHLARQPPPGPPLPAAAPQQPRSPQREPQRVSHEQFRAALQMVVDPGDPRTYLDNFIKIGEGSTGIVCIATIKSTGKLVAVKKMDLRKQQRRELLFNEVVIMRDYQHENVVEMYNSYLVGDELWVVMEFLEGGALTDIVTHTRMNEEQIAAVCLAVLKALSVLHAQGVIHRDIKSDSILLTHDGRVKLSDFGFCAQVNKEVPRRKSLVGTPYWMAPELISRLPYGPEVDIWSLGVMVIEMVDGEPPYFNEPPLKAMKMIRDNLPPKLKNMHKVSPSLKGFLDRMLVRDPVQRATANELLKHPFLGKAGPPSCIVPLMRQNRMR; translated from the exons ATGTTCAGCAAGAAGAAGAAACGCATCGAGATCTCGGCCCCCTCCAACTTCGAGCACCGCGTCCACACGGGCTACgaccagcaggagcagaagtTCACGGGGCTGCCGCGGCAATGGCAGGGCATCATCGAGGAGTCGGCCAAGCGGCCCAAGCCGCTGGTGGACCCCGTGTGCATCACCGCCATCCAGCACGGCTCGCAGAAG ACCATCGTGCGGGGCACCAAAGCCGCCAAGGACGGCTCCCTGACCTGGCTGCTGGACGAGTTTGAGAACATGTCCGTGTCCCGTTCCAATTCTCTGCGCAGGGACAGCCCCCCCTTCCCGCCCCGCCGCGACCAGCTCTACCAGGAGAACGGCCTCTCCGAGGGCCCGGCCGCAGCCCGCCCGCACGAGGACGCCGGCCGGAGCAAGGACAAGAAGCTCCACGGGGCCCGCGGCGAGCTAGAGCAGGGCAAGGAGAGACCCCgggacagggaggagcagcGCGCCCAcccgcagcagccccgcggccaggagcccggccccaagggcgctgcccccgccggcggccgcccgccccctcccgAGTACCCCAAGCCCCCCGAGCGGGACGGCTGGCGGGACGGCCCCGCCGACAGGGACTGCAGCGAGCCGGCCGAGCGCGTGGTGCGGCGGGAGCGCGCGGAGCCCTCCGACAGGCGCCCCAAGTCCACCTACACCGGCGAGACCAGCCCGCAGTCCCCCCGCGACAAGCGCCCGCTCTCGGGGCCCAATATCCGGACTCCCAACATCCCCGTGTCTGAAGGGGTGATGAAGACGGCTCAGCAGACGGGACGGCCTTTTAATACCTACCCGCGGGCCGAGACCGACCCCGTCAGGGGCGCAGGTTCACAG GCAGAGCACCGGCCGGGACGACCGCAGGAGGTGGCATCGAACGGGCCAGTGAGCGGCACCACCGGCTCCTCCCGCGCCCACCCGCCCGGCCCGCTGCGCTCCAaaggccccgagccccccgccggcCTCACCCCGCACGCCTCTGACCCCCACCTCGCTCGCcagcccccgcccggccccccgctgcccgccgccgccccgcagcagccccgctcGCCGCAGCGGGAGCCCCAGCGTGTCTCCCACGAGCAGTTCCGGGCGGCCCTGCAGATGGTGGTggaccccggggacccccgCACCTACCTGGACAACTTCATCAAGATCGGCGAGGGCTCCACCGGCATCGTCTGCATCGCCACCATCAAGAGCACCGGCAAGCTGGTGGCCGTGAAGAAGATGGACCTGCGCAAGCAGCAGCGGCGCGAGCTGCTCTTTAACGAG GTGGTGATCATGCGGGACTACCAGCACGAGAACGTGGTGGAGATGTACAACAGCTACCTGGTGGGCGACGAGCTCTGGGTGGTGATGGAGTTCCTGGAGGGCGGCGCACTCACCGACATCGTCACGCACACCAG GATGAACGAGGAGCAGATCGCGGCCGTCTGCTTGGCCGTGCTCAAGGCCCTGTCCGTCCTGCACGCGCAGGGCGTCATCCACCGCGACATCAAGAGCGACTCCATTCTGCTGACGCACGACGGCAGG GTGAAACTCTCCGATTTTGGGTTTTGCGCCCAAGTGAACAAGGAGGTGCCACGGCGCAAGTCGCTGGTGGGGACCCCGTACTGGATGGCGCCGGAGCTCATCTCCCGCTTGCCCTACGGCCCCGAG GTGGATATCTGGTCCCTGGGCGTGATGGTTATCGAGATGGTCGACGGGGAGCCGCCGTACTTTAACGAGCCGCCCTTaaaggccatgaagatgatccGAGACAATCTGCCCCCCAAGCTCAAAAACATGCACAAG GTTTCCCCCTCTCTCAAAGGCTTCCTCGACCGCATGCTGGTGCGGGATCCGGTGCAGCGGGCCACGGCCAACGAACTCTTGAAGCACCCCTTCCTGGGCAAGGCGGGCCCCCCCTCCTGCATCGTGCCCCTCATGCGCCAGAACCGCATGCGGTGA
- the SYCN gene encoding syncollin, whose translation MAVLMLAAVLAAVLAGAGAQCPRPADLQGVNGTRICAELFTDDSAYYNECCGGKSLMVDCGADVPYVPWEWSGSISSLVVGTRCQLTVWSRAGKNGQTKTFGVGTVPRLQEVRRGLFGNWNNAIRGYYCQCN comes from the coding sequence ATGGCGGTGCTGATGCTGGCGGCGGTGCTGGCGGCGGTGctggcgggggccggggcccaGTGCCCGAGGCCGGCCGACCTGCAGGGGGTCAACGGCACCCGCATCTGCGCCGAGCTCTTCACCGACGACAGCGCCTACTACAACGAGTGCTGCGGGGGAAAGTCCCTGATGGTGGACTGCGGCGCCGACGTGCCCTACGTGCCCTGGGAGTGGTCGGGCAGCATCTCCTCGCTGGTGGTGGGCACCCGCTGCCAGCTGACCGTCTGGTCCCGCGCCGGCAAGAACGGCCAGACAAAGACGTTCGGGGTGGGAACGGTGCCGCGGCTGCAGGAGGTGCGGCGGGGGCTCTTCGGCAACTGGAACAACGCCATCAGGGGCTACTACTGCCAGTGCAACTga
- the LRFN1 gene encoding leucine-rich repeat and fibronectin type III domain-containing protein 1 isoform X2 has translation MAKLLVPLVVLGAVAGAQRCPPRCLCPAAAPSPTLLCARTGLLAVPPSLDRGAVELRLADNFIGAVGRADFANMSSLVHLTLSRNGLRRLAPGAFADLRALRALHLDGNRLPALSGAQLRGLASLRHLILANNQLAAIEPAAFAAFAATVEDLDLSHNNLPALPWEAVAGMASLATLTLDHNLLERVPAGALARLPRLARLDLTANRLRALPPVPGPPGPSLAAGGNPLHCNCELLWLRRLARPDGLESCASPPPLAGRLLWAVPEEELACRAPAIAGAAASPAAVLEGQPLRLGCAAAGDPPPALHWLGPDGRLVQNGSRRALGADGSLQLRVATLRDHGAFTCVASNAAGEAAARVQVAVLPLPVPRRDGDGDGEAQPGPEPSDMARAGGNESRPAGERRIVAAELTASSARIRWLPQRHVPGIRMFQIQYNSSLDDSLVYRLLPPSSRSFVLRDLAAGREYDLCVSALYAEGTAAPPATRALGCVRFATAGGSPGCTAPRPHFLGGTVIIVIGAAIAASVLVFILILTARYKAARRLPAANVASVCSQTNGTHRPPEPEPPPPPPAPPAPPVLAPLGAPGGARGLFPSHSYPRRARTRRHGSLPRLDAPDTLPTLRPSFGSTHWMLESTV, from the exons ATGGCGAAGCTGCTGGTGccgctggtggtgctgggggcggTGGCGGGGGcccagcgctgccccccccgctgcctgtgcccggcggccgcccccagccccacgctgctgTGCGCCCGCACGGGGCTGCTGGCGGTGCCGCCCAGCCTGGACCGCGGGGCGGTGGAGCTGCGCCTGGCCGACAACTTCATCGGGGCCGTGGGGCGCGCCGACTTCGCCAACATGAGCAGCCTGGTGCACCTCACGCTGTCCCGCAACGGGCTGCGGCGCCTGGCGCCCGGCGCCTTCGCCGACCTGCGCGCCCTGCGCGCGCTGCACCTGGACGGCAACCGGCTGCCGGCACTGAGCGGGGCGCAGCTGCGGGGCCTGGCCAGCCTGCGGCACCTCATCCTGGCCAACAACCAGCTGGCCGCCATCGAGCCCGCCGCCTTCGCCGCCTTCGCCGCCACCGTGGAGGACCTGGACCTGTCGCACAACAACCTGCCGGCGCTGCCCTGGGAGGCGGTGGCCGGCATGGCGAGCCTGGCCACGCTGACGCTCGACCACAACCTGCTGGAGCGCGTCCCCGCCGGCGCCCTGGCTCGCTTGCCGCGCTTGGCCCGCCTGGACCTCACCGCCAACCGGCTGCGGGCGCTGCCGCCGGTGCCGGGCCCGCCGGGCCCCAGCTTGGCGGCGGGCGGCAACCCGCTGCACTGCAACTGCGAGCTGCTGTGGCTGCGGCGCTTGGCGCGGCCGGACGGGCTGGAGAGCTgcgcctcgccgccgccgcttgCCGGCCGCCTGCTCTGGGCCGTGCCGGAGGAAGAGCTGGCGTGCCGCGCGCCCGCCATCGCCGGGGCGGCCGCCAGCCCGGCCGCCGTGCTGGAGGGGCAGCCGCTGCGCCTGGgctgcgccgccgccggggACCCGCCGCCGGCGCTGCACTGGCTGGGCCCCGACGGGCGGCTGGTGCAGAACGGCTCGCGGCGGGCGCTGGGGGCCGACGGCTCGCTGCAGCTGCGGGTGGCCACGCTGCGGGACCACGGCGCCTTCACCTGCGTGGCTTCCAACGCCGCCGGCGAGGCGGCCGCCCGCGTGCAGGTGGCCGTGCTGCCGCTGCCCGTGCCCCGCCGGGACGGGGACGGCGACGGCGAGGCTCAGCCCGGGCCCGAGCCCTCGGACATGGCCCGCGCCGGCGGCAACGAGTCGCGGCCAGCGGGCGAGCGGCGCATCGTGGCGGCCGAGCTGACGGCCTCCTCGGCGCGCATCCGCTGGCTGCCGCAGCGCCACGTGCCCGGCATCCGCATGTTCCAGATCCAGTACAACAGCTCCCTCGACGACTCCCTCGTCTACAG GCTGCTGCCGCCCTCCAGCCGGAGCTTCGTGCTGCGGGACCTGGCGGCGGGGCGCGAGTACGACCTCTGCGTCTCGGCGCTCTACGCCGAAGGCacggccgcgccgcccgccaCCCGCGCCCTGGGCTGCGTCCGCTTCGCcacggccggggggagccccggctgcaccgccccccggccccatttcCTGGGGGGCACCGTCATCATCGTCATCGGCGCCGCCATCGCCGCCTCCGTCCTCGtcttcatcctcatcctcaccgcccGCTACAAGGCCGCCCGCCGCCTGCCCGCAGCCAACGTCGCCAGCGTCTGCTCCCAGACCAACGGCACCCACAGACCCCCCGAGCCGgaaccgccgccgccgccgccggcccccccagcacctccggtactggcacccttgggtgctcctgggggtgcccgggggctTTTTCCCAGCCACAGCTACCCACGGCGCGCCCGGACTCGGCGGCACGGCTCCCTGCCCCGCCTCGACGCGCCCGACACCCTCCCCACCCTGCGCCCGTCCTTCGGCAGCACCCACTGGATGCTGGAGAGCACCGTCTaa
- the LRFN1 gene encoding leucine-rich repeat and fibronectin type III domain-containing protein 1 isoform X1 gives MCWALLGLAGMYWALLGNSGPYWDVLGLIGPYWALLGCTGPYWGPTASPGRDRDGAVRGGSAARPPSTAPPHPRRRRRRMAKLLVPLVVLGAVAGAQRCPPRCLCPAAAPSPTLLCARTGLLAVPPSLDRGAVELRLADNFIGAVGRADFANMSSLVHLTLSRNGLRRLAPGAFADLRALRALHLDGNRLPALSGAQLRGLASLRHLILANNQLAAIEPAAFAAFAATVEDLDLSHNNLPALPWEAVAGMASLATLTLDHNLLERVPAGALARLPRLARLDLTANRLRALPPVPGPPGPSLAAGGNPLHCNCELLWLRRLARPDGLESCASPPPLAGRLLWAVPEEELACRAPAIAGAAASPAAVLEGQPLRLGCAAAGDPPPALHWLGPDGRLVQNGSRRALGADGSLQLRVATLRDHGAFTCVASNAAGEAAARVQVAVLPLPVPRRDGDGDGEAQPGPEPSDMARAGGNESRPAGERRIVAAELTASSARIRWLPQRHVPGIRMFQIQYNSSLDDSLVYRLLPPSSRSFVLRDLAAGREYDLCVSALYAEGTAAPPATRALGCVRFATAGGSPGCTAPRPHFLGGTVIIVIGAAIAASVLVFILILTARYKAARRLPAANVASVCSQTNGTHRPPEPEPPPPPPAPPAPPVLAPLGAPGGARGLFPSHSYPRRARTRRHGSLPRLDAPDTLPTLRPSFGSTHWMLESTV, from the exons GCCCCACTGCGAGCCCCGGACGGGACCGAGATGGAGCCGTGAGAGGAG gctccgccgcccgccccccgtccaccgcccccccccacccccggcgcCGCCGGCGGAGGATGGCGAAGCTGCTGGTGccgctggtggtgctgggggcggTGGCGGGGGcccagcgctgccccccccgctgcctgtgcccggcggccgcccccagccccacgctgctgTGCGCCCGCACGGGGCTGCTGGCGGTGCCGCCCAGCCTGGACCGCGGGGCGGTGGAGCTGCGCCTGGCCGACAACTTCATCGGGGCCGTGGGGCGCGCCGACTTCGCCAACATGAGCAGCCTGGTGCACCTCACGCTGTCCCGCAACGGGCTGCGGCGCCTGGCGCCCGGCGCCTTCGCCGACCTGCGCGCCCTGCGCGCGCTGCACCTGGACGGCAACCGGCTGCCGGCACTGAGCGGGGCGCAGCTGCGGGGCCTGGCCAGCCTGCGGCACCTCATCCTGGCCAACAACCAGCTGGCCGCCATCGAGCCCGCCGCCTTCGCCGCCTTCGCCGCCACCGTGGAGGACCTGGACCTGTCGCACAACAACCTGCCGGCGCTGCCCTGGGAGGCGGTGGCCGGCATGGCGAGCCTGGCCACGCTGACGCTCGACCACAACCTGCTGGAGCGCGTCCCCGCCGGCGCCCTGGCTCGCTTGCCGCGCTTGGCCCGCCTGGACCTCACCGCCAACCGGCTGCGGGCGCTGCCGCCGGTGCCGGGCCCGCCGGGCCCCAGCTTGGCGGCGGGCGGCAACCCGCTGCACTGCAACTGCGAGCTGCTGTGGCTGCGGCGCTTGGCGCGGCCGGACGGGCTGGAGAGCTgcgcctcgccgccgccgcttgCCGGCCGCCTGCTCTGGGCCGTGCCGGAGGAAGAGCTGGCGTGCCGCGCGCCCGCCATCGCCGGGGCGGCCGCCAGCCCGGCCGCCGTGCTGGAGGGGCAGCCGCTGCGCCTGGgctgcgccgccgccggggACCCGCCGCCGGCGCTGCACTGGCTGGGCCCCGACGGGCGGCTGGTGCAGAACGGCTCGCGGCGGGCGCTGGGGGCCGACGGCTCGCTGCAGCTGCGGGTGGCCACGCTGCGGGACCACGGCGCCTTCACCTGCGTGGCTTCCAACGCCGCCGGCGAGGCGGCCGCCCGCGTGCAGGTGGCCGTGCTGCCGCTGCCCGTGCCCCGCCGGGACGGGGACGGCGACGGCGAGGCTCAGCCCGGGCCCGAGCCCTCGGACATGGCCCGCGCCGGCGGCAACGAGTCGCGGCCAGCGGGCGAGCGGCGCATCGTGGCGGCCGAGCTGACGGCCTCCTCGGCGCGCATCCGCTGGCTGCCGCAGCGCCACGTGCCCGGCATCCGCATGTTCCAGATCCAGTACAACAGCTCCCTCGACGACTCCCTCGTCTACAG GCTGCTGCCGCCCTCCAGCCGGAGCTTCGTGCTGCGGGACCTGGCGGCGGGGCGCGAGTACGACCTCTGCGTCTCGGCGCTCTACGCCGAAGGCacggccgcgccgcccgccaCCCGCGCCCTGGGCTGCGTCCGCTTCGCcacggccggggggagccccggctgcaccgccccccggccccatttcCTGGGGGGCACCGTCATCATCGTCATCGGCGCCGCCATCGCCGCCTCCGTCCTCGtcttcatcctcatcctcaccgcccGCTACAAGGCCGCCCGCCGCCTGCCCGCAGCCAACGTCGCCAGCGTCTGCTCCCAGACCAACGGCACCCACAGACCCCCCGAGCCGgaaccgccgccgccgccgccggcccccccagcacctccggtactggcacccttgggtgctcctgggggtgcccgggggctTTTTCCCAGCCACAGCTACCCACGGCGCGCCCGGACTCGGCGGCACGGCTCCCTGCCCCGCCTCGACGCGCCCGACACCCTCCCCACCCTGCGCCCGTCCTTCGGCAGCACCCACTGGATGCTGGAGAGCACCGTCTaa